The nucleotide window TTAATTTATGTGAGTTTTAAATTGATCGCAATATCACCACTAGTaattgtcaataattttttgtgtgTTAATAAAGTAAATTTTCTCAACATTTTGATTTTGGAGTGAAGCTCTTTCCTTTCTCCTTCGTTTCGGAGGGATTTTCGATGATTGCAGGGGAGTGGGTGCACTCGACCTTGAACTAAAAACCCTATTTTTCCAGGCTGAAGCCAAATACTGTGCCTTTGAGATAGGAGGTAATCCAAAATATTATAAGTAAgtattttttctgtaaaaaattattgtggatTGGAGCGAAAATTGTTGAGATCATGATCTTGAATTGAAACGCAAAAGAATCGCCAGAGCTCTTCAGTCTTTAGATTTGTCACAGATATTTTTACCGGATTATTTAATGGCCCTCATTTAGAACAGAATGTTAATGACTGTGGCACAATAATTTCACACTGTTAGTATAGaagtatttgttttttttataagtgCTCAGCTTGTTGAGAGTAATACAGCTGTGCAACCATTGCGTGCACACCCCCTAAGCCAGtcccagatttttttcaacaacttcccttaaaaatgaataattccaaCATCCTCccaaacgaataaaaaatgccAGAAAACTCCCATGAATTCTTAAAAAGAATAATTCTCTTTCAGATGTCCAAAAAACGAACACTGCTGTAATTTCGGCTGTTGCGTGTCCCCGGGTTTCCAGATATACCACCTGTGGTACTACtggtaatgataaaaaaaacaataatcttAAGAAAACCTCGAGGGGAAGTGTTCTATAAATGTCCGTGTGACCTTCACCCATTAATGTCCTCAGGCTACTCGTCATAATTATGTTTCTGGTGTGCTCTGGGGGTGGCTGGTGGTACAGGTATTGGCTGCAAGGACGATATCGAGCTGCCGCGTCCGTGATACCGACCACCACGAGGTCATCACACACTAGGACCCACAGTATGCCACAGCGTGGTTCATTATGCCAGGGACAGCAGGCCAGTATCAGTTACAATTCATCGAGAAATACTGTTTTTCTTCATCGAATGTGGAaaggtaatgattaattgactcgttcgaaaaaaaaaacattttgaacaattctttaaaaaatattttgctttgccccaattttttattaccttaaaaaaatataaatatattcttggaaatgtctttcattgaatatttttataaactcaaatttttttattgttttctaaaaataattactgGATCTAAACAATGGTTTTCAGGTCCACACAGAGGCATTCCTGCCTCGCCCCCGTACACCTCGACCCCAGCCACCCACTCCACCCCCTACCACCCCCCAAACATAGTCCTGAATGATTTAAACTGTCCCTATTACCAGCTCTACGGTCCACCCCCCAGCTACGACACAGTGATAGCCCAATCCCGTGTTAAAAACAATCCCCTTTCCCTTCCTCTACCGCCCCCACAGCAAACCGATAATTCCCGAACTGCTCAACCCTGCACCCACCATCCCTACAGTGGCCATCAACTCCACACCTGTGATTACTATCAATCACGTGACAGCCACAACTGCCAGCATCACTGCAGCCATGAAGACGATGCATCAGCAACGGAATTAAATACACCATTACCACAATTGAATTCCTCAATCAATGAGAGATCATCATCAGTGATTAATCCATCCGACAATGTGATATTAGATGCGCTTAACAATCATTCGATTCAGTATAATTTACGTGGTATAGCTCAAACTAATGACCAACGACCCTCGACGTCCACCGACAGTcgaggattttttcattttgatattTCAAAGCACAAGGGGGCGATTGGAAGGTCCAAGTCACTTGATTAAGTCATTTTACTTTTCGGGAGATCTGTTTGATGAGATTAAGAATGAATTTCGCGAAGTGTTACCGGAGTTAATTAGGGATAATTggggtgaatttttcatctaaaCCCACTCCCTCCCGATATATTCGCTATACAATGGCAGCCACATGagtaatattaattttacgtAAATGATTGACTCCAGGGCACTAATTGATTCTTCAATTAACTAATGCTTGAAAGTAAAATAATCCATCAACTCACTGACTATCAGAGTCAACGAGCTCGTCATACACTTCCGAATTTATAAAtccaaaaatcaattgatttccattttctattaatcaatcaattaatgaatcaattcaaaattgaatggatcttcatgaatttataaaaaaaaataattgtcgtAGTCGCACAGCTGTATTACCGCCAATAAGCCGACCAATCATAACTATTGGCAATTGGTGTGAAATAACTATGTCACACTGATTAACATATCGTTCTAAACACGtgccaataaaataattaactaaaaatattttaaaaaatgcctGCAGAAAACAGAAATATCAAAGGATTTAAATTACAAACTCGCATGAGAGTCGATGGAGAACTTGCATagctttttgttttttttttcatttataaatataaattacttCGGGTATATCTCACATTATATTTCAGCATGGGACAGACgattccaattaaaaaaaaaaaaacaagagtaTAGGGATAAGACAACAGAATGTCATGCAAGTTCTCCATTCTCTTGAACCCTTAAAAATATAATCTTACGACCTGTCCGATTGAATCACTAATTAAGGATAAAATTGATGTATAAACAAATCAATCtaagagaaaatttattttttactatcgaaaaaaaaatctaaacacTAGAAGAACAAATTGCGAATCGAAGATCATTATTTCGTCTCTCAGTGTAATCATGTCATTTGTTCTACATTATCTACCTAACAGATTGTAATTGTGGATGGATaatagtgaataaataaagaataaagaaagtgaaagaaataattattgatgccGATAAGAAAATGGTTGACTGGCGGGTATAATGCACAAAGGAGAAATGCTGTTGATTGTCGGCGGGATGCTGGCTCATGCCAaacaattctaattattatgaGATCATCCCCAACGCATCACGTGACCTGATCTCTACGATGAGAATCATTATTTGTTCTGAAATCCAGCAAAAAATGTAcaatttggttttttttttctcggaaaaattacggaaatgaATTTGAGGATATTTTGACGAATATCTATGgggaaaatatcgaaaatagtgaagtcatattttttctcttttgaaAGGCAAGTTCCCCAGCTCCTCAATGACGGAGTAATAGTCCTCCAATTTATCAGTATTTGTTATTATCATTTATCGGTTGCTGGTGAATGGTAGATGGCAGATGTGAGGTAATAAAACGGTCACACGaggttcagtgaaaaatcaataattgggATGCGATGGCgatggggagggggtggataaTGGGGGAAACTCGCCTGCAGAGTAAAACGTAGGAAACAGCACGTTCTAATAAGTTTTCTTCACATTTCGAGGAATATGAGATTTTTCGAGTGTTCGGAGCTCATGTTTTGAGCTGTTCAACGGAAACACATGGAGTGATTGCAGCATCCACTGGGAATACGCTGCGAAAAAATGTCAGTTAAGGTAATTAtctgcattaaaaaataaacaaataaataaaatataaattttcggTTCTTTTGAAAGCTTTGACTTATTTCGTCTCGCGATTTTTTCGAGGGCATCGGTTCCAGAGGCGATTTTAGCGGTTTGTTAGAGGTATTTTTGGGGGCATTATGGAGATGGAGAACcgggtaataaataattgatgtcTAGGCTTTGAAAGTCAAATTTTTTCAGGTATTTTTAGACTCCAGATGGAAGATTGACTTTGTGAAGATAAACGCGTAGGTTTTGAGTATTGATGTGCGAATGTGGAGTTTAGGGTCAGGAGGGTTAGAGGGAAAATCGAAATTTCGACTTATTTCATCTCTTACTGCTAGAAATGACCAGTGAAAATCGTCCAATATTTATATTAGCCGAAGCTAATAGCAGTTTACtgacagtgtaaataaatcttgTGCACAGACAAAACAATCAGCCAATGAAATAGAGTAactccatgaaaaaaaaaataagacatCGGATTTCTGGAGATGCGGGTTTAATCCCCAACTggagaccttcaaattttctcAGAAATTGATTCCTTTGAGCTGACATAGATTAAAATTTTGAGGGAGTCAACATGGGCATTTACCAATGTTTTCTTTAGTCGAAACTACCAATTCTTGATGGGAATGACTGTTCTCTCAGTGTCGCTTCACCTACtttgaataatcaaaaaaacCCTAATCTCAACTAATTCCTAAAATTTCCATAAACGAAGGAGGGAGCAGGAGATAAGTCTGAGTAAACATTGCCCTTACTTTCCTCAAAATCTAAATCACGCATTTGCATACGAGTTGACCAAGCGCTTCCCTGTTGCGTTTATTTACCAGAAATATTAATACCCCAACGCAGGCGCACGAATAAATTCATTCCAAGTCTAAATCATTCGCATTTCCAGTGATTCCTCGAGTTGTACCACATGTTGCCAGAAAACGTTAGTCAGTAGATACTGGGCACTGGTAACGAGAGCGAATGAATAGCGAATGAGAGGGATCGTGAAATAAGTGAATAATACTGAGTGTCGGAGTGAGAAGTTGAACGAATTGTTATCGCTGGATGTAACTGGATATACAAGCGTAGTAAAAAGTCATTCGGACAGACATCAGTCTCGAGTGATCAATTATTTGTAAATTATTCGAGGTTCATGAGCTAGATAATTACGTAGAAAATCCGAAATAGTGCTGGACGTCTTGGATCACTTGGACTACTCCAAGTGTCCATGGGGAATGGTTTATTTTTGGTGCGACCAAATTTAACTCGGAATTTCAAGTATTCGAAGTGACCTTTGGAATTAACACGAGTGTTTCAGACTCATTTGTTTACGttgtttaaatattcagtgaaaaaaatcgacgagtAAAGTTGATCGAGTCGCAGAAAT belongs to Diachasmimorpha longicaudata isolate KC_UGA_2023 chromosome 10, iyDiaLong2, whole genome shotgun sequence and includes:
- the LOC135166500 gene encoding uncharacterized protein LOC135166500, translating into MFLVCSGGGWWYRYWLQGRYRAAASVIPTTTRSSHTRTHSMPQRGSLCQGQQASISYNSSRNTVFLHRMWKGPHRGIPASPPYTSTPATHSTPYHPPNIVLNDLNCPYYQLYGPPPSYDTVIAQSRVKNNPLSLPLPPPQQTDNSRTAQPCTHHPYSGHQLHTCDYYQSRDSHNCQHHCSHEDDASATELNTPLPQLNSSINERSSSVINPSDNVILDALNNHSIQYNLRGIAQTNDQRPSTSTDSRGFFHFDISKHKGAIGRSKSLD